From Shewanella psychrophila, a single genomic window includes:
- a CDS encoding DUF2931 family protein, giving the protein MIYRNKITFSLWKVGVQRLKQCTVFFLSLVFCQACAGEKAYINLKDGHTWSIYATAPFYYGVEVEHISTVNQAQNWLTSHLRLQNSSDSKEEWIAYAKYKDWEFDPFGLELYGNHVNSAQAIYPKVNAPENVFIAWLSLAEGKYYRLNYSLNPELRQTMLHNLLYKDKGGLGCGSILLFGFIPGGEANVWLGACGKYTFIERVKAQWGPLENAYKVGNMDVYYPLLIEEHRERAEADGVTLFPIPPERLAHMRNSNTAPGSPVFLTKKSPQKLTHCWAEKPYNLKVKLEIGSPQHQLSRRIWNNAYDFAVKVRYLDTGIHLAWQEAEDKGFDAQQRQLWVLARLSAQGQVPATQIAKGLALNAAEVKQVQTWADDFCRADSQLSSSSQNETNLE; this is encoded by the coding sequence ATGATATATAGAAATAAAATAACATTCAGTCTTTGGAAGGTGGGAGTGCAAAGGTTAAAACAATGCACCGTGTTTTTTTTATCGCTAGTGTTTTGTCAGGCTTGTGCTGGAGAAAAAGCTTATATTAATTTAAAAGACGGACATACTTGGAGCATTTATGCCACTGCCCCTTTCTATTATGGTGTCGAGGTTGAACATATCAGTACCGTTAATCAGGCTCAGAACTGGCTCACTTCCCACCTTCGGTTACAAAATTCATCTGATTCTAAAGAGGAGTGGATTGCCTATGCTAAATATAAAGATTGGGAGTTCGACCCCTTCGGCTTAGAGTTATATGGTAATCATGTGAATAGCGCACAAGCAATTTATCCCAAAGTCAATGCGCCTGAGAATGTGTTTATTGCTTGGCTGTCTCTGGCGGAGGGGAAATATTATCGACTGAATTATTCTTTAAATCCGGAGTTGCGGCAAACAATGCTGCATAATCTGTTATATAAAGACAAAGGTGGCCTCGGCTGCGGCAGTATTTTGTTATTTGGCTTCATTCCCGGAGGTGAGGCTAATGTCTGGTTAGGCGCTTGTGGAAAATACACTTTTATTGAACGAGTCAAAGCACAATGGGGCCCCTTGGAAAACGCTTATAAAGTTGGCAATATGGATGTATATTATCCATTATTAATAGAAGAACACAGAGAAAGAGCTGAGGCCGATGGCGTCACCCTGTTTCCTATTCCTCCTGAGCGCTTAGCGCATATGCGTAATAGCAATACAGCGCCCGGCTCCCCAGTGTTTTTAACCAAAAAGTCACCCCAAAAACTCACACATTGCTGGGCAGAAAAACCCTACAACCTCAAGGTGAAACTTGAAATAGGCTCGCCGCAACATCAGTTATCAAGGCGCATTTGGAATAATGCCTATGACTTTGCGGTAAAAGTCCGTTACCTCGATACGGGTATTCATCTAGCCTGGCAAGAAGCGGAAGATAAAGGGTTCGATGCTCAGCAAAGACAGTTATGGGTGCTTGCCAGATTGAGTGCTCAAGGCCAAGTACCAGCGACTCAGATTGCAAAAGGGCTCGCACTCAATGCGGCTGAAGTGAAACAAGTACAAACCTGGGCCGATGATTTTTGCCGCGCAGATAGTCAATTATCTAGTTCGAGTCAGAATGAAACTAACC